A window from Verrucomicrobiales bacterium encodes these proteins:
- a CDS encoding transposase gives MAAERTVLAALRQFLPTFRQQTYGLSKDQRRACWALTHCRTPALGGQSFACKPCRHVHFAWHSCNHKACPQCGGGATAAWIQREMTKLVQAPYFLVTFTLPSQLRSCFFGPHAKEAYDLFFTAVSGALSEKLATAKGFKAAVSGFTAALHTWNQQMGFHPHIHCLVPGAGLDEEGRFVQVKQADFLVHLPHLQAAFRQHLRQLFDIHGWQADPDVWNLDWGVHIQPAGTGAAALKYLGTYVARTAIYDARLVQITEETVSFRWKNRDAGRVDICTLPGAEFVTRYLQHVLPRGMRSIRYYGFCHPAAKAKRLRVQCHAGGPVQLGDTSIAVPPTRPHLCPCCNQPMTFLRKIPSPYSQRGPPRPVALFTSRAKA, from the coding sequence CGACTTTTCGTCAGCAAACTTATGGTCTTTCAAAAGACCAACGTCGCGCCTGCTGGGCCTTAACCCATTGCCGAACCCCGGCTTTGGGGGGGCAGTCCTTTGCTTGCAAACCCTGTCGCCATGTCCACTTTGCCTGGCACTCCTGCAATCACAAGGCCTGCCCTCAGTGCGGCGGCGGGGCCACCGCCGCTTGGATCCAGCGCGAGATGACCAAGCTGGTTCAAGCACCCTATTTCCTGGTGACCTTCACTCTACCGTCTCAGTTGCGCTCCTGTTTCTTCGGGCCCCATGCCAAAGAGGCCTACGACCTGTTCTTCACCGCAGTCTCAGGCGCGCTTTCCGAAAAGCTCGCCACCGCCAAGGGCTTTAAAGCCGCTGTCAGCGGCTTCACCGCCGCGCTCCACACCTGGAACCAGCAAATGGGCTTTCATCCCCATATTCACTGCCTGGTGCCAGGAGCCGGCCTGGACGAGGAAGGCCGCTTCGTGCAAGTCAAGCAGGCCGACTTTCTCGTTCACTTACCTCATCTCCAAGCCGCCTTTCGCCAGCATCTGCGTCAACTCTTCGACATCCATGGGTGGCAGGCTGACCCAGACGTGTGGAACTTGGACTGGGGTGTGCACATCCAACCGGCAGGCACCGGAGCCGCTGCTCTCAAGTATCTAGGCACCTACGTCGCGCGAACTGCCATCTACGATGCCCGCTTGGTTCAGATCACTGAAGAAACCGTTTCGTTCCGCTGGAAGAACCGCGACGCTGGACGCGTCGATATCTGCACTCTGCCCGGGGCCGAGTTCGTTACTCGCTACCTACAGCATGTGTTGCCTCGGGGCATGCGCTCCATTCGTTACTACGGCTTCTGCCATCCTGCGGCCAAAGCCAAGCGTTTGCGTGTGCAGTGTCACGCGGGAGGACCTGTGCAATTGGGCGACACATCCATCGCCGTGCCGCCGACGCGGCCTCACTTATGTCCGTGCTGCAATCAGCCAATGACCTTCTTGCGTAAGATCCCCTCTCCTTACAGCCAGCGAGGTCCTCCTCGGCCGGTAGCCTTGTTCACTTCGAGAGCCAAAGCATGA